From the Montipora capricornis isolate CH-2021 chromosome 2, ASM3666992v2, whole genome shotgun sequence genome, one window contains:
- the LOC138037536 gene encoding uncharacterized protein — protein sequence MPSKNYFIDVPHTQQALSRRAKFLQSILDHFWNRWRAEYLTQLREQHRCSKRVSSLRKVQVGDVVCIHEKTTPRQLWRLGRVQRLLAGPDGEVRSAVMKVKSGNLPSSEWRRPLQRLYPLEVKLNAEPDNAVPITVVRDEDVPAAVVNPS from the coding sequence ATGCCATCAAAGAACTATTTCATTGATGTTCCACATACCCAGCAAGCGCTTTCAAGGAGAGCAAAGTTCTTACAGAGCATCCTCGATCACTTCTGGAACCGCTGGCGAGCAGAGTATCTAACACAACTTAGAGAACAACATCGCTGTTCTAAGAGAGTTAGCTCACTGCGTAAGGTTCAAGTAGGAGATGTTGTGTGCATACACGAGAAGACGACCCCAAGACAACTGTGGCGACTTGGAAGGGTTCAACGCTTACTTGCTGGTCCGGATGGCGAAGTTCGAAGTGCAGTAATGAAAGTTAAGTCCGGTAACTTGCCTTCGTCAGAATGGAGACGCCCTCTGCAGAGACTCTACCCTTTGGAAGTGAAGCTGAATGCTGAACCGGATAACGCTGTTCCTATTACAGTTGTGAGGGATGAAGATGTCCCAGCAGCTGTTGTAAATCCTAGCTAA